TGCCTTAACCCCGCCGCCCTCAAGAACCTCCTCATCGAGTACCTCCTGGTCGCCATAGATTATCGTTCCAGGAGGAAGATCGCCCCTCCTAATACCACCCATCAGCTCTATAGCCACGCTCTCCGTGGCGGCCATGAACGCGTCGAAACCGTAGGCTCCGTAGGATAACGGGCGTAGGCCGAGTTTCGACCGATAAATGGCGAACGAGCCCCGCGCGCCTATAGCTACGAGTGTACAGCCACGCAGCAGATCGAGACTAGCAGCTATCGCGTCGCGTAGCGACTCTGGACTCGCGTCATTAGCCTTGCCTCCGATAGACTCTGCTACCCTAGCAACATCGCATGGACCGTCAACGGCCAAGCCAATCTCCTCGCCGCTCTTGGTCCTAGTTTTTACGATACGACCAGCAGGTGCTGCAAGTAGTGTGGATCCGCGTGGAAGCTCCAGGGGCTTCTCCTGAATACCGCGTAGGTCGATAATGTGGGGCCCATCTATGCCGTCACTCGTCATAACAATAGCTTCTGCCTCGTGTACGCCACGGTGACTAAGCCCTATCAAACCATACCTAGCGTACCGTGTAGAATCCCATATCGGGTCAAAGAAGTGTACAAGCATTACCCAGCTCAATAGAGCACCCCGCGTGTGCCCCAGGCGCCAAGACCAGCCAATATCTCCTCTCGGGGTGCCGCAGAGCACGCGCGAGCGAACTCCCGTACCCGCTTATTAGTGGAAGACGTAGCGGGCCTCATTGTTAGTCAAAAAAAAAAAAGAATGATGGTATCGTGTATATCTCCTCGCGCTTGCTACATGGGCGATACTCCTTTTTACCAGGTGGTGTTTAACGCCGACTCGGTGATTCCTTGTGAAGGCACCACGCTTCGCTCTTGTTGGTCTCTTGGTTGCTCTGGGCATAGTTGTCCTAGCTCTAACGATGGTTAGAAGCGGGTATGGCACGGCAACCGAGACTATTGTTCACAAGGAGACTATCCGTGTGTTGCTACCTGCCATTGCGAAGAAGCCTTGGGAGGAGATAGTGGCTAGCTTTGAACGCGACACTGGCATACACGTGGAGGCAGCCTATGGTAGTACAGGTTGGATACTTTCGCAGCTCAAAGTTGGGCATCCTGCTGATGTCGTGGCAGTTGCGTCGATAGAGGATATGGAGAAGGCTATCAGAATGGGCTTCGTAGACCCGGATAGTGTCAAGCTGATAGCCTGCACGGTACCCGCTATAATAGTGCCGCGAGGCAACCCACGCAACATAACGTGTCTAGAGGATCTTGCGAAGCCAGGTGTCCGTATAGCGATAGCTGACCCGGAGACAGTGGTCGTCGGGAGATACGCAAAGAAGCTACTCGAGTATAACCATCTCTGGGACAAGGTGAAGCCGAATATCGTGACCTACGCGAGGAACTTCGCCGATCTAGTTAATACGCTCATAACCGCTAAGGGGAGGATAGACGCAATAATAGCGTTCCATGTTGCGCACTAC
The Pyrolobus fumarii 1A DNA segment above includes these coding regions:
- the modA gene encoding molybdate ABC transporter substrate-binding protein — translated: MKAPRFALVGLLVALGIVVLALTMVRSGYGTATETIVHKETIRVLLPAIAKKPWEEIVASFERDTGIHVEAAYGSTGWILSQLKVGHPADVVAVASIEDMEKAIRMGFVDPDSVKLIACTVPAIIVPRGNPRNITCLEDLAKPGVRIAIADPETVVVGRYAKKLLEYNHLWDKVKPNIVTYARNFADLVNTLITAKGRIDAIIAFHVAHYWYPNETELIWLPRSQVPCATCITIAVAKGGDTALAEKFIEYVLGKGMEVFEKYHYMTPEEAEHHALKIGGC